GCGGCCGTCGGTGACGGTCGCGAGCACGCTCCGGGAGTCCTCCCACACCGTCTGCTGCACAGCGAAGGGCGCGTCGCGGTCCGCGGAGAAGGTGGTGAGGACCTTGCCGTTGCGGGCGTCCAGGATCGACAGGGTGGGCGAGCCGAGGCCGTCCGCGTCGTTGGTGAACCCCAGCACGAACTGGCCGTCCGGGCTGAAGTCTCCGAGCGCGGTGCGGCAGGTCTTCCACAGCAGGCGGCCGGGGTCCGAGAGCGCGTCCACGACGCCGTAGCAGGAGCCGCCGAGCGGGTCGTAGGTCAGCTGACCGGAGACCAGCCCGGTGGACTCCGACGCGCCGCGCACCGAGAGGAAGCGGTCGACCTGCTCCAGCCCACCGCCCGGCCGGGCGATGCTGACGGCGGGGCTGCCCCCGGCCAGCGTCTGGACGAGCACGGTGTCGCGGCCGAGGTAGCCGATCGGACGGGCGTCCAGGTTCGGCGCGTAGGGCAGCCGCCAGGTGACCGGCCGGCCACCGGCCGTCGGCGCGCTGACCAGGGTGGTCGTGCCGCCGCTGAGGTCGGTGTAGGCCGCGTGGGTGCCGTCCTCGTCGAGGACCAGCGACCCACCGCTGGGGCTGGCGTCGAGGACCTCGAAGTCGCGGCTGAGCTTCTGCGCCTCGACACCTCCGCCCTCGGAGGCGGCGAGGGCGAGCCAGCCGTCGGCGTACGGCACGACCTGCAGGTAGGCCTGCGGCAGGTCGAGCGTGGCGTCCGGAGTCACCAGCTGCCGCCGCGGGCCGACGACGTAGCTCGCCTGCGGCTCCGGCCCACGACGCAGCCCCTCCATCGTCAGCGGGAAGGTGCCGTCGGCGCGCGGCTGCGGAGCCGGGGTGGACTCCTCGCCCTGCGGGGGCTGCCCGGCGACCTGGGCCGGGGTGGGCCCGTCCGGGGTGCTGAGCGCATCGGTGATCGCGATGCCGGAGGGCACCACGACCGCGGCGACCAGGGCGGCGACGACGCCGCGCACGGCGTTGCGCCGCCGGCGCAGGGTGCGGGCGCGGCCGCGGACGTCGGCCATCCCGATCGGGTGGCCGCCGATCCCCTCCGAGCGCTCCCGGAGCGCCTGGGCGAGCAGGTCCTTCTCATCGCCTGGTTGCATCGAGCTCATCGTTCCTCCTCCCGGTCCTTCGCAAGCACGGGGTTGTCGTGGACGCGGGCCCGCAGGCCTGCCAGTGCCCGGCTGGCCTGGGACTTCACGGTGCCGACGGAGATGCCGAGGATGTCGGCGGTCTCGGCCTCGCTGAGGTCCTCGTAGTAGCGGAGCACGACCACCGCACGCTGCTTGCGGGGGAGGGTCTGCACGAACTCCCACAGCGCCGCGCTGCGGCCGTCGTCGTGGACGTCGGAGACCGTCTGGTGGTCGGGCAGCGTGTCGGTGCTGAACTCGCGGCGCTTCCAGGCCCGGCGCCACAGCGAGTTGTTCTCGTTGACCAGGATCCGGCGGACGTAGCCGTCGATCAGCTCCCGCTGCGACACCTTGTCCCAGGAGAGGTAGAGCTTGGCCAGCGCGGTCTGCACCAGGTCCTCGGCGGTGTGCTGGTCACCGGTGAGGAGGTACGCCGTGCGCAGCAGGCTGGGCTGGCGGGCCAGCATGTAGGCCTCGAACTCCTCGTCCCGGGTCCGGGAACGGTCCTGGACCGACACGGGGCACATCACTCCTACATCGACTGCCAGCTCCACTGATCTCACATCCTCTCCTGGCCCGGGCGGTTTCGTGTGCGGTTTCCGGTCCAAGACGCGGCCGGCGCCACGAAGGTTGCATCCGGGGCCGGGCGGGGCCTTGGCCCCGGCTGGATAGGGTGAGCCGGGCCGCAGGGCCGAGCACGTGCAGAGCAGTTCGGACGTCGTCCAGGAGGACAGATGCAGAAGGTTCGTGGAGTCGTCGCACGCGGCAAGGGGCAACCGGTCTCGATCGAGACGATCCTGGTCCCCGACCCCGGACCCGGGGAGGCGGTGGTGAAGGTGCAGGCCTGCGGGGTCTGCCACACCGACCTGCACTACCGCGAGGGCGGCATCAACGACGACTTCCCGTTCCTGCTCGGCCACGAGGCCGCCGGGATCGTGGAGGCGGTCGGCGCCGGGGTCACCGAGGTGGCGCCCGGGGACTTCGTGGTGCTGAACTGGCGCGCCGTCTGCGGCGACTGCCGGGCCTGCCGGCGCGGGGAGCCGTGGTACTGCTTCGCCACCCACAACGCCGCCCAGAAGATGACGCTGGAGGACGGCACGGAGCTGACCCCGGCGCTGGGCATCGGCGCCTTCGCGGAGAAGACCCTGGTGCACGCCGGCCAGTGCACCAAGGTGGACCCGTCCGCCCGGCCGGCCGCGGTCGGGCTGCTCGGCTGCGGCGTGATGGCGGGCATCGGCGCGGCGATCAACACCGGCAACGTCCGGCGTGGGCAGAGCGTGGCGGTGATCGGCTGCGGCGGGGTCGGCACCGCGGCCGTGGCCGGCGCCCGGCTGGCCGGTGCGGCGCGGATCATCGCGGTGGACCTCGACGACCGCAAGCTCGGGGGTGCGGTCCGGATGGGTGCGACGCACACCGTGAACAGCTCCGAGCAGGACCCGGTCCAGGCGATCCAGGAGCTCACCGACGGCTTCGGGGCCGACGTCGTGATCGACGCGGTGGGCCGGCCCGAGACGTGGAAGCAGGCGTTCTACGCCCGCGACCTCGCCGGCACCGTGGTGCTCGTCGGCGTACCGACCCCGGACATGACGGTGCCCGAGCTGCCGCTGATCGACGTCTTCGGCCGCGGCGGGTCGCTCAAGTCCAGCTGGTACGGCGACTGCCTGCCGTCGCGGGACTTCCCCGTGCTGGTGGACCTGTACCAGCAGGGGCGGCTCGACCTCGACTTCTTCGTCACCGAGGAGATCGACCTCGACGGGGTGGAGGCCGCCTTCGAGAAGATGCACCACGGCGAGGTGCTCCGCTCGGTGGTGATCCTGTGACCTCGGCCCGCGTCGACCACGGCGTCACCAGCGGCACCTTCTCGCTGGACGGGGAGACCTTCGACGTCGACAACAACGTCTGGGTGGTCGGCGACGACGCGGAGTGCATCGTGATCGACGCCCCGCACGACGTGGACGGGATCCTGGAGCTCGTCGCCGGGCGGCGGGTGCGGGCCATCGTCTGCACCCACGCCCACGACGACCACGTCCGGGTCGCGCCGGCGCTGCGTGAGGCGGTGACCGCGCCGATCCTGCTGCATCCCGACGACCGGCCGCTGTGGGAGCTCACGCACACCGACGAGCTGTGGGACGTCGACCTGCACGACGGGCAGCGGATCGAGGTCGCGGACACCACGCTGCAGGTGCTGCACACGCCCGGCCACGCCCCCGGCGCGGTCTGCCTCTACGCCCCCGACCTCGGCTGCGTGTTCACCGGCGACACCCTGTTCCAGGGTGGTCCCGGTGCCACCGGCCGGTCCTTCAGCGACCGCGAGGTGCTCGAGTCCAGCATCCGGGCGCGGCTCTTCGAGCTGCCCGAGGACACGATCGTGCACACCGGCCACGGCGACGACACCACCATCGGTGCCGAGCGGGCCGCACTGGGGCGATGATCACGTGTCGCGGCCGCTCCGGGCGGGTACCCACCTGAGGTGACCGCGACCTACCGCCTCCAGCTGCACGCCGGCTTCACCTTCGCCGACGCGCAGCGGGCCGTCCCCTATGTCTCCGACCTGGGTGCCACGCACCTCTACCTCTCCCCGGTGCTCCAGGCCGCGGCCGGCTCGATGCACGGCTACGACGTCGTGGACCACGGCCGGATCAGCGCCGAGCTGGGCGGCCGGGAGGGTCTGGAGGCGCTCGCCGCGACCGCTCGTGCCCACGGCCTGGGCCTGGTGGTCGACGTGGTGCCCAACCACATGGCGATGGTCGCGCCGGAGACGGCGAACCCGCAGCTGTGGGAGCTGCTCGCCACCGGGCCGGAGGGGCCCGTCGCGCACTGGTTCGACGTCGACTGGGCGGCCCTCGACGGCCGGATCGGGCTGCCGCTGCTCGGCGACACCCTCGCCGAGACCCTGGCGCGCGGCGAGCTGGTGCTGGACGAGCACGACGGCCGGCCGGTGATCCGCTACCACGACCACCTGTTCCCGGTGGCCGAGGACACCGCGCCCGCCGACGGCGCCGACGAAGCCGACGTGGCCGCCGTGCTCGAGAAGCAGCACTACCTGCTCGCGAGCTGGCGGGAGAAGGACACGGTGCTGAACTACCGCCGGTTCTTCGACGTCGACGGCCTGATCGCGGTCCGGGTCGAGGACCCGGACGTCTTCGAGGCCAGCCACCGCACCCTGCTCGAGCTCAACCACCGCGGCGTCATCGAGGGCTTCCGCATCGACCACCCCGACGGGCTCGCCGACCCCGAGGGCTACCTGCGGATGCTGCGCCGGGCCAGCCGGATCGGCACCGCGATCTGGGTGGAGAAGATCCTGGAGAAGGGCGAGACGCTGCCCGAGGCCTGGGAGTGCGACGGCACCACCGGCTACGACGGGATGCGCGCGATCACCGCGACGCTCCTCGACCCGACCACCGCGCAGACCCTCTCCGAGGCGTGGGCGGCCACCGGCGGGGAGCGCGACCTGCAGGTGACGCTCGCCGCCGCGAAGCGGGAGGTCGTGGAGCGGCTGCTCGGCGCCGAGCGGCACCGGCTCGTGCGCCGCGCCTCCGAGGTGCTGCCCGACGCCGACCCGGCACGTCTGGAGGCGGCCGTGGCCGAGCTGCTGGTGGCCTGCGAGGTCTACCGCGCCTACGCCCGGCCGGGCCGGCCCGCGGACGCCGCCGCCCAGAGGGTGATCGACGACGCCCGCGAGCGGGCCACCGCGGCCCGGCCGGACCTGGCCGACGAGCTCGCCGACCTCTCCCGGATCGCCAGCCACCCGCGGGCCTCGCAAGCCGCCGAGGTGGACTTCGCGATCCGGCTGCAGCAGACCTGGGGTCCGGTGATGGCCAAGGCGATCGAGGACACCTCCTACTACCGCTGGAACCGGCTGGTCGCGCTCAACGAGGTCGGCGGCGACCCGGAGATGCTCGAGCACGCCGGTCCCGAGGACCTGCACCGCTGGGCGGCCCACCAGCAGGCGCACTGGCCGCTCGGGATGGTGGCGCTGTCCACCCACGACACCAAGCGCAGCGAGGACGTCCGGGCCCGGTTGATCGCCCTCTCCGGCGACGCGGAGTCCTGGACGGTCTGTTCCGAGGCGTTCGCCGAGGCCGCGACCGAGCACGGCGTGGACGCCCCGACGGCGCACTTCGTCTGGCAGACGATCGCCGGGGTCGGCGACGTCGCCCCGGAGCGGCTCGAGGGCTACCTCACCAAGGCGGTCCGCGAGGCCAAGGAGCACACCGCCTGGGTCGACGGCGACGCGGAGTACGAGAAGCGGGTGCTGGCGCTGGCCGCCGCGGCCACCACCCACGGCCCGCTGAAGGCCGTGGTCGACACCGCGGTCGACCACAACCGCGAGGCGATCCGCGCGGTCGTGCTGGCCCAGAAGCTGCTGCAGCTGACGGTGCCAGGGACCCCCGACACCTACCAGGGGACCGAGGTCGTCGACCTGTCGCTGGTGGACCCGGACAACCGGCGTCCGGTCGACTACGACGCCCGGCGGGACCGGCTGGCGGCGTTGGCCGCGACCGCCGATGGCGGTTCGCGTGACCTCGACGACGAGAAGCTGCTCGTGACCGCGGCCGCGCTCAGGCTGCGGCACGACCTGCGGCACTGCTTCCGGGACACCGGGGCCTACGCCCCGGTCGTGACCAGCACCCGGCACGCGGTCGGCTTCACCCGCGGCGAGGAGGTCGCCGTGCTGGTCACCCGCGCGCCCCAGCGGCTCACCGCCTCGGGCGGGTGGGCCGACCACCTCTTGACGCTGCCCGCCGGGCTGTGGCGCGACGAGCTGTCCGGGGCGATGCACGAGGGCGGCCCGGTCCGGTGCGCGGAGGTCTTCGAGACGATGCCGGTGGCCCTGCTGCGACGGGTGCACATCTGATGGGCGCCTCCCGGACCCTGTGGCTGTGGGCGCCCGACGCCGGCCGGGTCGAGCTGCTGCTCGGCGACGACCGTCTGC
The DNA window shown above is from Nocardioides mesophilus and carries:
- the treY gene encoding malto-oligosyltrehalose synthase, whose product is MTATYRLQLHAGFTFADAQRAVPYVSDLGATHLYLSPVLQAAAGSMHGYDVVDHGRISAELGGREGLEALAATARAHGLGLVVDVVPNHMAMVAPETANPQLWELLATGPEGPVAHWFDVDWAALDGRIGLPLLGDTLAETLARGELVLDEHDGRPVIRYHDHLFPVAEDTAPADGADEADVAAVLEKQHYLLASWREKDTVLNYRRFFDVDGLIAVRVEDPDVFEASHRTLLELNHRGVIEGFRIDHPDGLADPEGYLRMLRRASRIGTAIWVEKILEKGETLPEAWECDGTTGYDGMRAITATLLDPTTAQTLSEAWAATGGERDLQVTLAAAKREVVERLLGAERHRLVRRASEVLPDADPARLEAAVAELLVACEVYRAYARPGRPADAAAQRVIDDARERATAARPDLADELADLSRIASHPRASQAAEVDFAIRLQQTWGPVMAKAIEDTSYYRWNRLVALNEVGGDPEMLEHAGPEDLHRWAAHQQAHWPLGMVALSTHDTKRSEDVRARLIALSGDAESWTVCSEAFAEAATEHGVDAPTAHFVWQTIAGVGDVAPERLEGYLTKAVREAKEHTAWVDGDAEYEKRVLALAAAATTHGPLKAVVDTAVDHNREAIRAVVLAQKLLQLTVPGTPDTYQGTEVVDLSLVDPDNRRPVDYDARRDRLAALAATADGGSRDLDDEKLLVTAAALRLRHDLRHCFRDTGAYAPVVTSTRHAVGFTRGEEVAVLVTRAPQRLTASGGWADHLLTLPAGLWRDELSGAMHEGGPVRCAEVFETMPVALLRRVHI
- a CDS encoding S-(hydroxymethyl)mycothiol dehydrogenase, with translation MQKVRGVVARGKGQPVSIETILVPDPGPGEAVVKVQACGVCHTDLHYREGGINDDFPFLLGHEAAGIVEAVGAGVTEVAPGDFVVLNWRAVCGDCRACRRGEPWYCFATHNAAQKMTLEDGTELTPALGIGAFAEKTLVHAGQCTKVDPSARPAAVGLLGCGVMAGIGAAINTGNVRRGQSVAVIGCGGVGTAAVAGARLAGAARIIAVDLDDRKLGGAVRMGATHTVNSSEQDPVQAIQELTDGFGADVVIDAVGRPETWKQAFYARDLAGTVVLVGVPTPDMTVPELPLIDVFGRGGSLKSSWYGDCLPSRDFPVLVDLYQQGRLDLDFFVTEEIDLDGVEAAFEKMHHGEVLRSVVIL
- a CDS encoding SigE family RNA polymerase sigma factor, with the protein product MCPVSVQDRSRTRDEEFEAYMLARQPSLLRTAYLLTGDQHTAEDLVQTALAKLYLSWDKVSQRELIDGYVRRILVNENNSLWRRAWKRREFSTDTLPDHQTVSDVHDDGRSAALWEFVQTLPRKQRAVVVLRYYEDLSEAETADILGISVGTVKSQASRALAGLRARVHDNPVLAKDREEER
- a CDS encoding MBL fold metallo-hydrolase yields the protein MTSARVDHGVTSGTFSLDGETFDVDNNVWVVGDDAECIVIDAPHDVDGILELVAGRRVRAIVCTHAHDDHVRVAPALREAVTAPILLHPDDRPLWELTHTDELWDVDLHDGQRIEVADTTLQVLHTPGHAPGAVCLYAPDLGCVFTGDTLFQGGPGATGRSFSDREVLESSIRARLFELPEDTIVHTGHGDDTTIGAERAALGR